A genome region from Cervus elaphus chromosome 18, mCerEla1.1, whole genome shotgun sequence includes the following:
- the LOC122674038 gene encoding transcription initiation factor TFIID subunit 13-like: MADEEENPTIEEENEEIGGGAEGEQSKRKRVFSKELRCMMYGFGDDQNPYTESVDILEDLVIEFITKMTHKAKSIGGSHGRVQVEDIIFLIRKEPRKFARVKDLLTMNDDLKRARKAFDEANYGS, translated from the coding sequence ATGGCAGATGAAGAAGAGAATCCCACCattgaggaagaaaatgaagaaattggaGGAGGTGCAGAAGGTGAACAGAGTAAAAGAAAGAGAGTTTTTTCTAAAGAATTAAGGTGTATGATGTATGGGTTTGGAGATGACCAGAATCCTTATACTGAATCAGTAGATATTCTTGAAGACCTTGTCATAGAGTTCATCACCAAAATGACTCATAAGGCAAAGTCAATTGGAGGAAGTCATGGTCGGGTACAAGTTGAAGATATCATCTTCTTGATTCGAAAGGAACCAAGAAAGTTTGCTAGGGTTAAAGACTTGCTTACTATGAATGATGATTTGAAACGCGctagaaaagcatttgatgaaGCAAACTATGGATCTTGA